One window of Mediterraneibacter gnavus ATCC 29149 genomic DNA carries:
- a CDS encoding alpha/beta fold hydrolase yields the protein MKDEFYFPSKDGNTEIHTIEWKPEGQVKAVLQLSHGMVEYVDRYSEFAEYLCEKGFYVVGNDHLGHGKSVQSKSEYGFFNEKYGNACVLGDLHTLRQRTMKKYPDVPYFMLGHSMGSSLLRQYIQMYGNGLSGAIIMGTMSEQNKTELKLGKDLCRILAVLKGWHYRSKLVDKMVNGPFCKKFKPARTRADWVTSDTEKLDQYVSDPLCSFVFTVNAYYQMFCGIQQTQKRESIYMIPKTLPIFMVSGSDDPVGGFGKGVRKIYEKYRAAGIQDVTLRLYAGDRHEILNETDREQVYQDLYEWMQSKMEV from the coding sequence ATGAAAGATGAATTTTACTTTCCATCCAAAGATGGAAATACAGAGATTCATACAATTGAATGGAAACCGGAAGGACAGGTAAAGGCAGTCTTGCAGTTGAGTCACGGGATGGTTGAGTATGTTGACAGATATTCGGAGTTTGCAGAATATCTCTGCGAAAAAGGATTTTATGTAGTCGGCAACGATCATCTGGGACATGGAAAGTCAGTACAGAGTAAGTCAGAGTATGGATTTTTTAATGAAAAATATGGAAATGCATGTGTTCTTGGAGATTTACATACATTGAGACAGCGGACGATGAAAAAATACCCGGACGTGCCTTATTTTATGCTTGGACACAGCATGGGATCGTCTCTGCTGAGACAATATATTCAGATGTATGGCAATGGACTCAGTGGAGCGATCATCATGGGGACCATGTCAGAGCAGAATAAGACGGAACTCAAGCTTGGAAAAGATCTGTGCAGGATACTGGCAGTTTTAAAAGGATGGCATTATCGAAGCAAGCTGGTAGACAAGATGGTGAATGGACCTTTCTGTAAAAAATTCAAGCCGGCAAGGACGAGGGCAGACTGGGTGACCAGTGATACGGAAAAGCTGGATCAGTATGTTTCCGATCCGCTGTGTTCGTTTGTATTTACAGTAAATGCCTACTATCAGATGTTCTGCGGAATTCAGCAGACGCAGAAGCGGGAAAGCATCTATATGATACCGAAGACGCTGCCGATTTTTATGGTGTCCGGTTCGGACGATCCGGTCGGAGGATTCGGCAAAGGTGTCAGAAAGATCTATGAGAAGTATCGGGCGGCCGGAATACAGGATGTGACTTTGCGGCTGTATGCCGGAGACCGACATGAGATTTTGAATGAAACAGACCGGGAGCAGGTATATCAGGATTTATACGAATGGATGCAGAGTAAGATGGAAGTATAA